In the Micromonospora narathiwatensis genome, one interval contains:
- a CDS encoding NAD(P)/FAD-dependent oxidoreductase, with protein sequence MYDAIVVGARCAGATTAMLLARAGHRVLLLDRASFPSDTMSTHYVHPPTIARLAGWGLLDALRDSGCPPLRVSRWQLAGVPVTGCAPAIGAVRAGFGPRRFVLDTLLVRAAEAAGAELREECNVTDLLWDGDRVVGIRARGPHGEFTERARVVIGADGLDSVVAKKVQAPKYEAVPSLCCVYYTYWSGFTADYEVFVDHRRLVGAVPTNDGLVMVVVQAPREEFDEVRKDIEGSYLRSLALAAPSVLERVRAGRREERFVGTGRLPNFFRRGSGPGWALVGDAGYHKDSIGANGISDAIGHAALLTEHLHPALAGERPVDRALIDYTVRRDRESLPLYHFNLQAARLQPTDELLDVLRAIQGHQEQMDRFFGLIAGMYGWTEFVDGVTAALGTPVGSRAAG encoded by the coding sequence ATGTACGACGCGATCGTCGTCGGTGCGCGCTGCGCCGGTGCCACCACCGCGATGCTGCTGGCGCGCGCCGGGCACCGCGTGTTGCTGCTGGACCGGGCGAGCTTCCCCAGCGACACGATGTCCACCCACTACGTGCACCCGCCGACCATCGCCCGGCTGGCCGGGTGGGGCCTGCTGGACGCGCTGCGGGACAGCGGCTGCCCGCCGCTGCGGGTGTCCCGGTGGCAGCTCGCCGGGGTTCCGGTCACCGGCTGCGCGCCGGCCATCGGCGCCGTCCGGGCCGGCTTCGGGCCGCGCCGGTTCGTACTCGACACCCTGCTGGTCCGGGCGGCCGAGGCGGCCGGTGCCGAGCTGCGCGAGGAGTGCAACGTCACCGACCTGCTCTGGGACGGCGACCGGGTGGTCGGCATCCGGGCCCGGGGGCCGCACGGCGAGTTCACCGAGCGGGCCCGGGTGGTGATCGGCGCGGACGGGCTGGACTCGGTGGTGGCCAAGAAGGTGCAGGCGCCGAAGTACGAGGCGGTGCCCTCGCTCTGCTGTGTCTACTACACCTACTGGAGCGGGTTCACCGCCGACTACGAGGTCTTCGTCGACCATCGGCGGCTGGTCGGGGCGGTGCCGACCAACGACGGGCTCGTGATGGTCGTCGTGCAGGCGCCACGCGAGGAGTTCGACGAGGTCCGCAAGGACATCGAGGGGTCGTACCTCCGCTCCCTGGCCCTCGCGGCGCCGAGCGTGCTGGAACGGGTCCGGGCCGGCCGGCGCGAGGAGCGTTTCGTCGGCACCGGCCGGCTGCCGAACTTCTTCCGCCGGGGCAGCGGACCGGGCTGGGCGCTGGTCGGCGACGCCGGCTACCACAAGGACTCGATCGGGGCCAACGGGATCAGCGACGCCATCGGGCACGCCGCGCTGTTGACCGAGCACCTGCACCCGGCGCTGGCCGGCGAGCGACCGGTGGACCGGGCCCTGATCGACTACACGGTGCGACGGGACCGGGAGTCGCTGCCGCTGTACCACTTCAACCTGCAGGCGGCGCGGCTGCAGCCGACCGACGAACTGCTCGACGTGCTCCGGGCGATCCAGGGGCACCAGGAGCAGATGGACCGCTTCTTCGGCCTCATCGCCGGGATGTACGGCTGGACGGAGTTCGTCGACGGGGTGACCGCGGCCCTGGGCACCCCGGTCGGCTCCCGGGCGGCCGGATGA
- a CDS encoding ABC transporter ATP-binding protein produces the protein MSDAFQAQGLVKRFGKTVALDGIDLTVRTGEVHGFLGPNGAGKTTTIRVLLGLLRADAGAVRLLDGDPWRDITRLHKRLAYVPGDVSLWPRLSGGETIDLLGRLRGGLDPARKAELLDRFQLDPRKKGRAYSKGNRQKVALVAAFASDVELFILDEPTSGLDPLMSEVFSQCVSEVRREGRTVLLASHILGEVEKLCDRVSIIRSGRIVETGSLSDLRHLTRTTIHARLGRPADGLGELPGTHNVTVDGDRISLQVDPDAMPAVLRRLGEYETRELVSQPPTLEELFLRHYDVGPHQSGEKVGAR, from the coding sequence ATGAGTGACGCCTTCCAGGCCCAGGGCCTGGTCAAACGATTCGGCAAGACGGTGGCGCTGGACGGCATCGACCTGACCGTGCGCACCGGCGAGGTGCACGGTTTCCTGGGTCCCAACGGCGCGGGCAAGACGACCACGATCCGGGTTCTGCTCGGCCTGCTGCGCGCCGACGCGGGCGCGGTACGGCTGCTCGACGGCGACCCCTGGCGGGACATCACCCGGCTGCACAAGCGGCTGGCGTACGTGCCGGGCGACGTGAGCCTCTGGCCGCGGCTCTCGGGCGGGGAGACCATCGACCTGCTCGGCCGGCTGCGCGGCGGGCTGGACCCGGCCCGCAAGGCCGAGCTGCTCGACCGCTTCCAGCTCGACCCGCGCAAGAAGGGCCGGGCCTACTCGAAGGGCAACCGGCAGAAGGTCGCCCTGGTCGCGGCGTTCGCCTCGGACGTGGAGCTGTTCATCCTGGACGAGCCCACCTCCGGTCTCGACCCGCTGATGTCCGAGGTGTTCAGCCAGTGCGTGAGCGAGGTCCGCCGGGAGGGCCGCACCGTGCTGCTGGCCAGCCACATCCTCGGCGAGGTCGAGAAGCTCTGCGACCGGGTCAGCATCATCCGCTCCGGGCGGATCGTGGAGACCGGCTCGCTGAGCGACCTGCGCCACCTGACCCGCACCACCATCCACGCCCGGCTGGGCCGCCCGGCCGACGGCCTCGGCGAGCTGCCCGGCACGCACAACGTCACGGTCGACGGCGACCGGATCAGCCTCCAGGTCGACCCGGACGCGATGCCGGCGGTGCTGCGCCGCCTCGGCGAGTACGAAACGCGGGAGCTGGTCAGCCAGCCGCCCACGCTGGAGGAGCTGTTCCTGCGCCACTACGACGTGGGCCCGCACCAGAGCGGTGAGAAGGTCGGTGCCCGATGA
- a CDS encoding helix-turn-helix domain-containing protein: MGQPTQGRSFAISPEDREILVRLSRGHRRGGEPLRAAIVLAAATGLSYAETARRLATTRPTVATWLRRYAEEGVPGLRDRVRPGRRPRVRDADVVLRTLTAVPPVGGTWSSRALGVDLGLSNGTVARIWRRWGLCPAELAAFRLPGLPDLALADARLVGVHCDYRDCLLALAEGTGGGTADGGADRPAIGSPVGGPGDPLSGSPPDLADFLAAVTERRPGVRLHVLAAGAETTRRPAVRAWAARHGHLVRVAPPEPTWTELAAVAAGVTAPVAGPAAVDLGGALVSALGAAWRAAWFRDL, translated from the coding sequence ATGGGGCAGCCGACCCAGGGGCGGTCGTTCGCCATTTCACCGGAGGACCGGGAGATTCTCGTCCGGCTCTCCCGGGGCCACCGCCGTGGCGGCGAGCCGCTGCGGGCCGCCATCGTGCTGGCCGCCGCCACCGGCCTGTCGTACGCGGAGACCGCCCGCCGGCTGGCCACCACCCGGCCCACCGTGGCGACCTGGCTGCGCCGCTACGCCGAGGAGGGCGTGCCGGGCCTGCGGGACCGGGTACGCCCCGGCCGCCGGCCGCGGGTGCGGGACGCCGACGTGGTGCTGCGTACGCTGACCGCCGTCCCGCCCGTCGGCGGCACCTGGTCCAGCCGGGCCCTCGGTGTCGACCTCGGCCTGTCCAACGGCACGGTGGCCCGGATCTGGCGGCGGTGGGGGCTGTGCCCGGCCGAGCTTGCCGCGTTCCGCCTGCCCGGACTGCCCGACCTGGCGCTGGCCGACGCGCGACTCGTCGGGGTGCACTGCGACTACCGGGACTGCCTGCTCGCGCTCGCCGAGGGCACGGGCGGCGGCACGGCCGACGGGGGCGCGGACCGGCCCGCGATCGGGTCACCGGTCGGCGGGCCGGGTGACCCGCTGTCGGGGTCGCCACCCGACCTGGCCGACTTCCTCGCGGCGGTCACCGAGCGCCGGCCCGGCGTACGCCTGCACGTGCTGGCCGCCGGCGCGGAGACGACCCGGCGCCCGGCCGTACGCGCCTGGGCGGCCCGCCACGGCCACCTGGTCCGGGTCGCCCCGCCGGAGCCGACCTGGACCGAGCTGGCGGCCGTGGCGGCCGGAGTCACCGCCCCGGTCGCCGGGCCGGCCGCCGTTGACCTGGGTGGCGCGCTGGTCAGCGCGCTGGGCGCGGCCTGGCGGGCGGCCTGGTTCCGCGACCTGTGA
- a CDS encoding ABC transporter permease, translated as MSELVGTWRLARLALRRDRIGLPVWILLAISLAAGPAGSLADVYASAEKQREYAEGVGSNPAAAVFSGPSLGVDGLGGIVVKESAVWVLLLVAITSLMLVVRYTRTEEESGRAELVTAAAVGRHARLAAALLVVGAADLLIGLGTAAGLMGAGLPGAGSLAYGLGVTMVGWVFAAVAAVSAQLVEAARTANGIALAVFGATFLLRGVADSASVANDGTGGTRQLAWVSPTGWFYQLRPYAGERWWVLALAVVTGAVLTGAAIMLSQRRDIGAGLFAARLGPPDARPGLATPLALAWRLQRSSLISWAAGVAVGAAVLGSLAHDITDMVGNNDTAAKAIRQLGGADVLVDSYLVWVLRILGLAAAAYAVSAVLRLRSEESGLRAEPVLAAAVTRTRYALSHVLVAVFGVLVLLVTAGLVVGLVHGARSGDVGGELPRILGASLVQLPAALLPAALAGALFGLLPGATLVAWLFVGAILLIAQLGPVLELNQWVMDVSPFTHLPRLPGGDVTAAPLVWLGVLVLLLGAAGLATFRRRDLDTA; from the coding sequence ATGAGTGAGCTGGTGGGCACGTGGCGACTGGCCCGGCTCGCGCTGCGCCGGGACCGGATCGGCCTGCCGGTGTGGATCCTGCTCGCGATCAGCCTCGCCGCCGGCCCGGCCGGGTCGCTGGCCGACGTCTACGCCAGCGCGGAGAAGCAACGCGAGTACGCCGAGGGTGTCGGCAGCAACCCGGCGGCCGCGGTGTTCAGCGGGCCGAGCCTCGGCGTCGACGGCCTCGGCGGGATCGTGGTCAAGGAGAGCGCGGTCTGGGTGCTGCTGCTGGTCGCGATCACCAGCCTCATGCTGGTCGTCCGCTACACCCGTACCGAGGAGGAGAGCGGCCGGGCGGAGCTGGTCACCGCCGCCGCTGTCGGCCGGCACGCCCGGCTGGCCGCCGCCCTGCTCGTGGTCGGTGCCGCCGACCTGCTGATCGGGCTGGGCACCGCGGCCGGCCTGATGGGGGCCGGGCTGCCCGGCGCCGGCTCGCTGGCGTACGGGCTGGGCGTCACCATGGTCGGCTGGGTCTTCGCCGCCGTCGCGGCGGTGAGCGCGCAACTGGTGGAGGCCGCCCGCACCGCCAACGGCATCGCGCTGGCCGTCTTCGGCGCCACCTTCCTGCTGCGCGGCGTCGCCGACTCGGCGTCGGTGGCGAACGACGGCACCGGGGGCACCCGGCAACTCGCCTGGGTCTCCCCCACCGGCTGGTTCTACCAGCTCCGGCCGTACGCCGGAGAGCGCTGGTGGGTGCTGGCGCTGGCGGTGGTGACCGGGGCGGTGCTGACCGGCGCGGCGATCATGCTGAGCCAGCGGCGGGACATCGGCGCGGGCCTGTTCGCGGCGCGGCTCGGCCCGCCGGACGCCCGGCCCGGACTGGCCACCCCGCTCGCCCTGGCCTGGCGGCTGCAGCGCAGCAGCCTGATCTCCTGGGCGGCCGGCGTGGCGGTCGGCGCCGCCGTGCTCGGCTCGCTGGCCCACGACATCACCGACATGGTGGGCAACAACGACACCGCGGCCAAGGCGATCCGCCAGCTCGGCGGCGCCGACGTGCTGGTCGACAGCTACCTGGTCTGGGTGCTGCGGATCCTCGGCCTGGCCGCCGCCGCGTACGCGGTCTCGGCGGTGCTGCGGCTGCGTTCGGAGGAGTCCGGGCTGCGGGCGGAGCCGGTGCTGGCCGCCGCGGTGACCCGGACCCGGTACGCGCTCAGCCACGTGCTGGTGGCCGTGTTCGGCGTGCTGGTGCTGCTGGTCACCGCCGGTCTGGTGGTCGGGCTGGTGCACGGGGCGCGGTCCGGGGACGTGGGCGGCGAGCTGCCCCGGATCCTCGGCGCGTCGCTGGTGCAGCTGCCCGCGGCGCTGCTCCCGGCCGCGCTGGCCGGGGCCCTGTTCGGGCTGCTGCCCGGGGCCACGCTCGTCGCCTGGCTCTTCGTCGGGGCGATCCTGCTCATCGCACAGCTCGGCCCGGTGCTGGAGCTGAACCAGTGGGTCATGGACGTCTCCCCGTTCACCCATCTGCCCCGCCTGCCCGGTGGCGACGTGACCGCGGCGCCGCTGGTGTGGCTGGGGGTGCTGGTGCTGCTGTTGGGGGCGGCCGGTCTGGCCACCTTCCGGCGGCGGGACCTGGACACCGCCTGA
- a CDS encoding ATP-binding cassette domain-containing protein has translation MQYGFQAEALVKRFGTNTALSGVDFAARAGTVLSVLGPNGAGKTTAVRILATLLRPDSGTAMVGGVDVVRHPARVRRLIGIAGQDTSVDEDLTGTENLVLIGQLLDLRKAEATSRAGELLERFELTEAAGRRVGTYSGGMRRRLDLAASMIGRPRVIFLDEPTTGLDPAKREEVWRMIRTMAGDGTTVLLTTQYLEEADTLSDDIVVLGQGKVIANGSPDELKQVVGGQTIQLRAADPAQLSEAAAILGSVAGHVPEQVGPGVLTVPVVGDSAFTEVVRQLAAANIAVTELSLRLPSLDEVFFTLTGRHTAEPERDKEVAA, from the coding sequence ATGCAGTACGGATTCCAGGCCGAGGCCCTCGTCAAGCGTTTCGGCACGAACACAGCGCTCAGCGGCGTCGACTTCGCGGCCCGGGCCGGCACGGTCCTGAGCGTGCTGGGCCCCAACGGCGCGGGCAAGACCACCGCGGTACGCATCCTCGCCACCCTGCTGCGCCCGGACTCGGGCACCGCGATGGTGGGCGGGGTGGACGTCGTCCGTCACCCGGCCCGGGTGCGCCGGCTGATCGGCATCGCCGGTCAGGACACCTCGGTCGACGAGGACCTGACCGGCACGGAGAACCTGGTGCTCATCGGCCAGCTCCTCGACCTGCGCAAGGCCGAGGCGACCTCCCGGGCCGGCGAGTTGCTGGAGCGGTTCGAGCTGACCGAGGCGGCCGGTCGCCGGGTCGGCACCTACTCCGGTGGCATGCGACGCCGGCTCGACCTGGCCGCCAGCATGATCGGTCGACCCAGGGTGATCTTCCTCGACGAGCCGACGACCGGGCTCGACCCGGCCAAGCGGGAGGAGGTCTGGCGGATGATCCGGACGATGGCCGGCGACGGCACCACCGTCCTGCTCACCACGCAGTACCTGGAGGAGGCGGACACCCTCTCCGACGACATCGTCGTGCTCGGCCAGGGCAAGGTCATCGCCAACGGCAGCCCGGACGAGCTGAAGCAGGTCGTCGGCGGGCAGACCATCCAGCTACGCGCGGCGGACCCGGCCCAGCTGAGCGAGGCCGCGGCCATCCTGGGCAGCGTCGCCGGGCACGTGCCCGAGCAGGTCGGTCCCGGGGTGCTCACCGTGCCGGTGGTCGGCGACTCCGCGTTCACCGAGGTGGTCCGCCAGCTCGCCGCGGCGAACATCGCGGTGACCGAGCTGTCCCTGCGGCTGCCCAGCCTGGACGAGGTGTTCTTCACCCTCACCGGCCGGCACACCGCCGAGCCCGAGCGCGACAAGGAGGTGGCGGCGTGA
- a CDS encoding GMC family oxidoreductase, which translates to MTGEPGSGWDDVVVGAGSAGATLASRLSEQSGRRVLLVEAGPERNGTQRGPEQLGRPTLAGLNWDYQTADGERPVPYRVGRVVGGSSAVNGAIALRGLPADFDEWAAAGNPEWAWWKVLPYFVRLETDHDVTGPEHGDRGPVPIRRLAATTPISDAFVDACREQGLPPVADLNGTPTPGVGPLPTNSRHGRRMDTAETYLAAARGRPNLTVWPDSTALRLLGDGSRVTGVEVRRDGRPVRVEADRVTLCAGAVNSPLLLQRSGIGPADRLAALGIRPWVDLPGVGANLSDHPLLGIWAVPRAGLCRAGDPWHSVVARAASDGVDPDLMVFLNCNVAPEDVPTLGPMLRGRPGVSVAVMLMSSDSRGSVHLRDAAPDTPPEIRLNLAREPRDEQRLMTGARLVWSLLRAPAMRDLLDRVLLWTDRMVAEEPLLRRAVRTFTAPSWHPTGTARMGPDDDPGAVVDQFLRVRGVAGLRVVDASVLPAVPRATPNLTCVMLGERAADWLC; encoded by the coding sequence GTGACCGGCGAGCCGGGCAGCGGCTGGGACGACGTGGTGGTGGGCGCCGGATCGGCCGGCGCCACCCTCGCCAGCCGCCTCTCCGAACAGTCCGGGCGGCGGGTGCTGCTGGTCGAGGCCGGACCGGAACGGAACGGAACGCAGCGCGGTCCGGAGCAGCTCGGCCGGCCGACGCTGGCGGGGTTGAACTGGGACTACCAGACCGCCGACGGGGAGCGGCCCGTCCCGTACCGGGTGGGCCGGGTGGTGGGCGGCTCGTCGGCGGTGAACGGCGCGATCGCGCTGCGCGGCCTGCCGGCCGACTTCGACGAGTGGGCGGCGGCCGGCAATCCGGAGTGGGCCTGGTGGAAGGTGCTGCCGTACTTCGTCCGGCTGGAGACCGACCACGACGTGACGGGTCCGGAGCACGGCGACCGGGGGCCGGTCCCGATCCGCCGGCTGGCCGCCACCACGCCGATCAGCGACGCCTTCGTCGACGCCTGCCGCGAGCAGGGCCTGCCACCGGTGGCCGACCTGAACGGCACGCCGACCCCCGGCGTGGGGCCGCTGCCGACGAACTCGCGGCACGGACGCCGGATGGACACCGCCGAGACGTACCTGGCCGCCGCGCGGGGCCGGCCGAACCTGACCGTCTGGCCGGACTCCACCGCGCTGCGGCTGCTCGGGGACGGCTCCCGGGTCACCGGGGTCGAGGTACGGCGGGACGGCCGGCCGGTGCGGGTCGAGGCCGACCGGGTGACTCTGTGCGCGGGCGCGGTCAACAGCCCGCTGCTGCTGCAACGGTCCGGCATCGGGCCGGCCGACCGGCTGGCCGCGCTCGGCATCCGGCCCTGGGTGGACCTGCCCGGCGTCGGCGCGAACCTCAGCGACCACCCGCTGCTGGGCATCTGGGCGGTGCCGCGGGCCGGGCTGTGCCGGGCCGGCGACCCGTGGCACTCGGTGGTGGCCCGCGCGGCGAGCGACGGCGTCGACCCGGACCTGATGGTCTTCCTCAACTGCAACGTCGCGCCGGAGGACGTGCCCACCCTCGGCCCGATGCTGCGGGGACGGCCCGGGGTGTCGGTGGCGGTGATGCTGATGAGCAGCGACTCGCGGGGCAGCGTCCACCTGCGCGACGCGGCCCCGGACACCCCGCCGGAGATCCGGCTCAACCTGGCCCGGGAACCCCGCGACGAGCAGCGGCTGATGACCGGCGCCCGGCTGGTCTGGTCACTGCTGCGGGCGCCGGCGATGCGCGACCTGCTGGACCGGGTGCTGCTCTGGACCGACCGGATGGTGGCGGAGGAGCCGCTGCTGCGCCGGGCGGTACGCACCTTCACGGCGCCGTCCTGGCACCCGACCGGCACCGCCCGGATGGGGCCGGACGACGATCCGGGAGCGGTGGTCGACCAGTTCCTGCGCGTGCGCGGGGTGGCCGGGCTGCGGGTGGTGGACGCCTCCGTGCTGCCGGCCGTACCCCGGGCCACCCCCAACCTGACCTGCGTGATGCTCGGCGAACGGGCGGCCGACTGGTTGTGCTGA
- a CDS encoding non-ribosomal peptide synthetase, whose product MTAPDLLSELHRRGVRLRLVDDRLDVRAATGALTPQLREELREHRDALVALLRRMTDSGSPPEIVPRPEQRYEPFPLTDIQHAYWVGRNPALQLGGVATHYYFELDGLDLDPGRLAASLRKVIDRHDMLRAVVDPDGRQRILAEVPPYDLPVADLRAVQDDERRAALAKTRAEMGHQLLPPEHWPLFDLRASLVDEHRIRLHISINVLIMDAFSLQLLFRDWRRCYTEPDRTPEPLALSYRDYVLAEEAARDGREYRAAEAYWRDRLDSLPPAPALPLRAGAAAGGPGAAPVEFVRRSARLPRPLWDALKRTAQRYGVTPSVAVMSAYAEILRAWSRQADFTLNLSLFNRRPLHPQIGDVIGDFTSVTLLAATAEPGESFADRARRLNRRLVQDLEHSAFSGVRVLRERSRRLGGGPGAAMPVVFTSALALGDRENRTPDSRFFGEFGYGISQTPQVWLDHQVTEESGDLCLDWDAVEALFPAGLLDDMFDSYQALLRRLAGDETGWDAVDAPVPLPAHQLEQRRRVNDTVADLPARTLCELVEARAAGQPEAVAVIAPDGELSHGEVVDRARRLAVRLRDLGAGTGELVAVVTDRCAAQVPAVLGVVRAGAAYLPIEPAWPAARRADLIEQGRVRIVVTTPRLRDELDWPAGLRLVTLDDPEVRAADPAGVGPGPAPDDLAYVIFTSGSTGRPKGVMIDHRGAANTVQDVNARFGITPADRVLALSALSFDLSVYDVFGALAAGAAVVLPAPGRAADPEHWSDLVRRHRVSVWNSVPALMQAWADAPAAFADPADSPLRVVLLSGDWIPVRLPDAVRARHAKAAVHSLGGATEASIWSVHHPIEVVGTDWTSIPYGRPMANQTMHVYDAGLAPCPVWTPGELYIGGVGVALGYWADPVRTDERFVRHPVTGERLYRTGDLGRHLPDGTIEFLGRDDDQVKLNGFRIELGEITATLSRQPGVAEAVTVVDTNPGTGRRQLVGYVVPADPATPPPAETLRAGLARVLPDYMVPHHYPVLDRIPLSANGKVDRAALPSPWESLLPAGHRPPADEVERTVHEIWRETLGRDDFGVADNFFELGADSLHAVRILGRLREEFGIEPDADEGLPMLFDSPTVAELAETVRSLLRERP is encoded by the coding sequence ATGACGGCGCCTGACCTACTGTCCGAACTGCACCGCCGCGGCGTGCGGCTGCGCCTCGTCGACGACCGGCTGGACGTCCGGGCCGCCACCGGCGCGCTCACCCCGCAACTGCGGGAGGAGCTGCGGGAGCACCGGGACGCGCTGGTCGCGCTGCTGCGCCGGATGACCGACAGCGGGTCGCCGCCGGAGATCGTGCCCCGGCCGGAGCAGCGGTACGAACCCTTCCCGCTGACCGACATCCAGCACGCCTACTGGGTGGGGCGCAACCCGGCGCTGCAACTCGGCGGCGTCGCCACGCACTACTACTTCGAACTGGACGGGCTCGACCTCGACCCGGGCCGGCTGGCGGCGAGCCTGCGCAAGGTGATCGACCGGCACGACATGCTGCGCGCGGTGGTCGACCCGGACGGGCGGCAGCGGATCCTGGCCGAGGTGCCGCCGTACGACCTGCCGGTGGCCGACCTGCGCGCGGTCCAGGACGACGAACGTCGGGCCGCGCTGGCCAAGACCCGGGCGGAGATGGGGCACCAGTTGCTGCCGCCGGAGCACTGGCCACTGTTCGACCTGCGCGCCTCGCTCGTCGACGAACACCGGATCCGGCTGCACATCAGCATCAACGTGCTCATCATGGACGCGTTCAGCCTGCAACTGCTGTTCCGGGACTGGCGGCGGTGCTACACCGAACCGGACCGGACGCCCGAGCCGCTGGCGTTGTCCTACCGGGACTACGTCCTGGCCGAGGAGGCGGCCCGGGACGGTCGCGAGTACCGCGCCGCCGAGGCGTACTGGCGGGACCGGCTGGACAGCCTGCCGCCCGCGCCGGCCCTGCCGCTGCGCGCCGGGGCGGCGGCCGGCGGCCCGGGGGCGGCACCCGTGGAGTTCGTCCGGCGCAGCGCCCGGCTGCCCCGCCCGCTCTGGGACGCGCTCAAGCGCACCGCCCAGCGGTACGGGGTCACCCCGTCGGTCGCCGTCATGTCGGCGTACGCGGAGATCCTGCGCGCCTGGTCGCGGCAGGCGGACTTCACCCTCAACCTCAGCCTGTTCAACCGGCGGCCCCTGCACCCGCAGATCGGCGACGTGATCGGCGACTTCACCTCGGTCACCCTGCTCGCCGCCACCGCCGAACCCGGCGAGTCGTTCGCCGACCGGGCCCGCCGGCTCAACCGCCGGCTCGTGCAGGACCTCGAACACTCCGCCTTCAGCGGGGTGCGGGTGCTGCGGGAACGGTCCCGGCGGCTCGGCGGCGGGCCGGGCGCCGCGATGCCGGTGGTCTTCACCAGCGCCCTGGCGTTGGGCGACCGGGAGAACCGTACGCCGGACTCCCGCTTCTTCGGCGAGTTCGGCTACGGGATCAGCCAGACCCCGCAGGTCTGGCTGGACCACCAGGTGACCGAGGAGAGCGGCGACCTGTGCCTGGACTGGGACGCGGTGGAGGCGCTCTTCCCGGCCGGGCTGCTCGACGACATGTTCGACAGCTACCAGGCCCTGCTGCGCCGGCTCGCCGGGGACGAGACGGGCTGGGACGCGGTGGACGCCCCGGTGCCGTTGCCGGCGCACCAGCTGGAGCAGCGGCGGCGGGTCAACGACACGGTCGCGGACCTGCCCGCGCGTACCCTGTGCGAGCTGGTCGAGGCGCGCGCCGCCGGGCAGCCCGAGGCGGTCGCGGTGATCGCGCCGGACGGCGAGCTCAGCCACGGCGAGGTGGTCGACCGGGCCCGCCGGCTGGCGGTCCGGCTGCGCGACCTCGGCGCGGGCACCGGCGAGCTGGTGGCGGTGGTGACGGACCGCTGCGCCGCCCAGGTGCCGGCCGTGCTGGGGGTGGTCCGCGCCGGGGCCGCGTACCTGCCGATCGAGCCGGCCTGGCCGGCCGCCCGCCGCGCCGACCTGATCGAGCAGGGTCGGGTGCGGATCGTGGTCACCACCCCCCGGCTGCGCGACGAGCTGGACTGGCCGGCCGGGCTGCGCCTGGTCACCCTCGACGATCCCGAGGTGCGGGCCGCCGACCCGGCCGGGGTGGGCCCGGGCCCGGCCCCGGACGACCTGGCGTACGTCATCTTCACCTCCGGCTCCACCGGCCGGCCCAAGGGGGTGATGATCGACCACCGCGGCGCGGCGAACACGGTGCAGGACGTGAACGCCCGCTTCGGGATCACCCCGGCGGACCGGGTGCTGGCGTTGTCGGCGCTGAGCTTCGACCTGTCGGTCTACGACGTGTTCGGCGCGCTCGCCGCGGGCGCCGCGGTGGTGCTGCCCGCGCCCGGGCGGGCCGCCGACCCGGAACACTGGAGCGACCTGGTACGCCGACACCGGGTGTCGGTGTGGAACTCGGTGCCCGCGCTCATGCAGGCCTGGGCGGACGCCCCGGCCGCCTTCGCCGACCCGGCGGACTCGCCGCTGCGGGTGGTGCTGCTCAGCGGCGACTGGATCCCGGTGCGGCTGCCGGACGCGGTGCGGGCCCGACACGCGAAGGCCGCGGTGCACAGCCTGGGCGGGGCCACGGAGGCGTCGATCTGGTCGGTGCACCACCCGATCGAGGTGGTCGGCACGGACTGGACGAGCATCCCCTACGGACGCCCGATGGCGAACCAGACCATGCACGTCTACGACGCCGGGCTGGCGCCCTGCCCGGTGTGGACCCCCGGCGAGCTGTACATCGGCGGGGTGGGCGTGGCGCTGGGCTACTGGGCCGACCCGGTACGCACCGACGAGCGCTTCGTACGGCACCCGGTGACCGGCGAGCGCCTCTACCGCACCGGCGACCTCGGCCGCCATCTGCCGGACGGCACCATCGAGTTCCTCGGCCGCGACGACGACCAGGTGAAACTGAACGGCTTCCGGATCGAGCTGGGCGAGATCACCGCGACGCTGAGCCGGCAGCCGGGGGTGGCCGAGGCGGTGACCGTGGTGGACACCAACCCGGGCACCGGCCGCCGCCAGCTCGTCGGATACGTCGTGCCGGCCGACCCGGCCACGCCGCCGCCCGCCGAGACGCTGCGTGCGGGGCTGGCCCGGGTGCTGCCCGACTACATGGTTCCGCACCACTACCCGGTGCTGGACCGGATACCGCTGAGCGCGAACGGCAAGGTGGACCGGGCGGCCCTGCCGTCGCCGTGGGAGTCGCTGCTCCCGGCGGGGCACCGGCCCCCCGCCGACGAGGTGGAGCGAACCGTACACGAGATCTGGCGCGAGACGCTGGGCCGCGACGACTTCGGGGTGGCGGACAACTTCTTCGAACTGGGCGCCGACTCGCTGCACGCGGTGCGCATCCTGGGCCGGCTGCGCGAGGAGTTCGGCATCGAGCCGGACGCCGACGAGGGCCTGCCGATGCTCTTCGACAGCCCGACCGTGGCCGAACTGGCCGAGACGGTGCGGAGCCTGCTCCGGGAGCGACCGTGA